The following proteins are co-located in the Pseudomonas fluorescens genome:
- the waaA gene encoding lipid IV(A) 3-deoxy-D-manno-octulosonic acid transferase: MNRTLYSCLFYLALPLVALRLWLRARKAPAYAKRVGERFSYGLPVMQPGGIWVHAVSVGESIAAAPMIRGLMARHPTLPITVTCMTPTGSERIQALFANEPRIQHCYLPYDLPCAAKRFLDRVQPKLAVIMETELWPNHIHACAQRGIPVALANARLSARSAKGYARFARLTAPMLSEMRLFAVQTHTEAQRFLSLGARPDTVEVTGSIKFDLTIDPELPLRAAALREQWGASERPVWIAASTHEGEDDVVLAAHRQLRESYPDALLILVPRHQERFGPMFELCGQQGFATVRRSSGEPVSADTSVLLGDTMGELLFLYALADSAFVGGSLVPTGGHNPLEPAALGKPVIMGPHLFNFLEISAMMRDAGALREVDDAEGLAEAVRQLFELPQDARKMAQAGLKVMQANQGALKRLLDGLDKLLNH, from the coding sequence ATGAATAGAACTCTCTACAGCTGTCTGTTTTACCTGGCGCTGCCGTTGGTGGCTTTACGTCTATGGCTGCGCGCGCGCAAGGCGCCGGCCTATGCCAAGCGCGTCGGCGAGCGTTTTTCGTATGGGCTGCCGGTCATGCAGCCGGGCGGCATCTGGGTGCATGCGGTGTCGGTAGGCGAAAGCATTGCCGCCGCGCCGATGATCCGTGGGCTGATGGCGCGCCATCCCACGCTGCCGATCACGGTGACCTGCATGACGCCTACCGGCTCCGAGCGCATCCAGGCGCTGTTCGCTAATGAGCCGCGCATTCAGCACTGCTATTTGCCGTATGACTTGCCCTGCGCGGCCAAGCGTTTTCTTGATCGTGTGCAGCCCAAATTGGCAGTGATCATGGAAACCGAGTTGTGGCCCAACCACATCCACGCCTGTGCGCAACGCGGTATTCCGGTGGCGCTGGCGAATGCGCGACTGTCAGCGCGTTCGGCCAAGGGCTATGCGCGTTTCGCCAGGCTGACCGCGCCGATGCTGTCTGAAATGCGCCTGTTCGCGGTGCAGACCCACACCGAAGCCCAGCGTTTCCTGAGCCTGGGGGCCCGCCCGGACACGGTTGAAGTCACCGGCTCGATCAAGTTCGACCTGACCATCGACCCCGAGCTGCCGCTGCGCGCTGCGGCCTTGCGCGAGCAATGGGGCGCCAGCGAGCGCCCGGTGTGGATCGCCGCCAGCACCCATGAAGGCGAGGACGACGTGGTACTGGCGGCCCATCGCCAACTGCGCGAAAGCTACCCCGACGCGCTGCTGATTCTGGTACCGCGGCATCAGGAGCGTTTCGGGCCGATGTTCGAGTTGTGCGGGCAGCAAGGGTTTGCCACCGTGCGCCGTTCCAGCGGTGAACCTGTTAGCGCAGACACCTCGGTGCTGCTTGGCGACACCATGGGCGAGCTGCTGTTTCTCTATGCCCTGGCCGACAGCGCGTTTGTCGGCGGCAGCCTGGTGCCGACCGGTGGGCATAATCCGCTGGAGCCGGCTGCGTTGGGCAAGCCCGTCATCATGGGGCCGCACCTGTTCAACTTTCTCGAAATCAGCGCGATGATGCGCGATGCCGGGGCGCTGCGAGAGGTGGATGACGCAGAGGGATTGGCCGAGGCGGTGCGGCAACTGTTCGAGCTGCCGCAGGACGCGCGCAAGATGGCACAAGCGGGATTGAAGGTGATGCAGGCCAATCAGGGCGCGTTGAAGCGCTTGCTGGATGGGTTGGACAAACTGCTCAATCACTGA
- a CDS encoding TolC family outer membrane protein — protein sequence MLRKLSLALAVSCATNGMVWAAEAPLSAKTDLVSVYQEAVNNNADLAAARAQYGAQKEVVPQARAGLLPNLSAGADSNNVRTQIDQPAATVNRDAHSWRATLSQPLFRADRWFQLQAAEAVNEQASLQLSATEQNLILQSAESYFAVLRAQDNLASTKAEESAFKRQLDQSNERFDVGLSDKTDVLQSQASYDTARANRIVAQRQVDDAFEALITLTNRQYNAIQGVVHTLPVLPPAPNDAKAWVETAGRQNLNLLASNYAVTAAEETLRQRKAGHLPTLDAVAQYEKGDNDALGFSNPNQLPVPYGGDVSQRTIGLRLNIPIYSGGLTSSQVRESYSRLDQTEQQREGLRRQVVENTRNLHRAVNTDVEQVQARRQSIISNQSAVEATEIGYQVGTRNIVDVLDSQRQLYASVRNYNNSRYDYILDNLRLKQAAGTLSPGDLQDLTRYLKADYNPDKDFLPPDLAKAAAEQLKARPGY from the coding sequence ATGCTGCGCAAACTTTCACTGGCTCTTGCCGTGTCTTGTGCGACCAATGGAATGGTCTGGGCAGCTGAAGCGCCCTTGTCCGCCAAAACCGATTTGGTCAGCGTCTACCAGGAAGCGGTGAACAACAACGCCGACCTGGCCGCCGCCCGCGCTCAATATGGCGCACAAAAAGAAGTGGTGCCCCAAGCCCGCGCCGGCTTGCTGCCCAACCTCTCGGCCGGCGCCGACAGCAATAACGTGCGCACCCAGATCGACCAGCCGGCAGCCACCGTCAACCGTGACGCGCATTCCTGGCGTGCAACCCTGAGCCAGCCGCTGTTCCGCGCCGATCGCTGGTTCCAGCTGCAAGCCGCCGAAGCCGTCAACGAACAAGCCTCGCTGCAGCTTTCGGCCACCGAGCAGAACCTGATCCTGCAAAGCGCCGAAAGCTACTTCGCCGTGCTGCGCGCCCAGGACAACCTGGCCTCGACCAAGGCTGAAGAAAGCGCCTTCAAACGCCAGCTCGACCAGTCCAACGAGCGCTTTGATGTGGGCCTGTCGGACAAGACCGACGTGCTGCAATCCCAGGCCAGTTACGACACCGCCCGCGCCAACCGCATCGTCGCCCAGCGTCAGGTGGACGACGCCTTCGAAGCGTTGATCACCCTGACCAACCGCCAGTACAACGCGATCCAGGGCGTCGTGCACACCCTGCCGGTGCTGCCTCCGGCGCCGAACGACGCCAAGGCCTGGGTTGAAACCGCCGGCCGCCAGAACCTCAACCTGCTGGCCAGCAACTACGCGGTGACCGCCGCCGAAGAAACCCTGAGACAGCGCAAGGCCGGCCACTTGCCGACCCTCGACGCCGTGGCGCAATACGAAAAGGGTGACAACGACGCGCTGGGTTTCAGCAACCCGAACCAACTGCCAGTGCCCTACGGCGGCGATGTGTCCCAGCGCACCATCGGCTTGCGCCTGAACATCCCGATCTACAGCGGCGGCCTCACCAGTTCCCAAGTGCGCGAATCCTATTCGCGCCTCGATCAAACCGAACAGCAACGCGAAGGCCTGCGTCGCCAGGTGGTGGAAAACACCCGCAATCTGCACCGCGCGGTGAATACCGATGTGGAACAGGTGCAGGCGCGTCGCCAGTCGATTATCTCTAACCAGAGCGCGGTGGAAGCCACCGAAATCGGCTATCAGGTGGGCACGCGCAACATCGTCGATGTGCTGGATTCACAGCGCCAGCTCTACGCGTCGGTGCGCAACTACAACAACAGCCGCTACGACTACATCCTCGACAACCTGCGCTTGAAGCAGGCTGCGGGCACGCTCAGCCCAGGTGATTTGCAGGACCTGACGCGTTACCTCAAGGCTGACTACAACCCGGACAAGGACTTCCTGCCGCCGGACCTGGCCAAAGCCGCCGCCGAGCAGCTCAAGGCCCGTCCAGGCTACTAA